The bacterium nucleotide sequence GCGCGACGGCGAGATCCGCCCGGTACGGCACGGTGATCCGCACCATCGCCGTCCCGTAGTCGCGGCTGAGGTTGCCGATCCGCCCGATCTGGCCGTTCGGGACCGTCAGCAACTCGCCGTTCGCCTTTCGCAGCTGGACGGTGCGCAGCGTGACGCGCTCGACGGTCCCCGTGTCGCCGTCGAGCCGGACGATGTCCCCCGTTTGGACGATGCCCTCCGAGATCAGGAAGAGACCCGCCAGCACGTCTCTGATGAGGTACTGGGCCCCAAAGCCCAGCGCCACGCCGACCACGCCGGCGCTGGCCAACAGCGCCGTGACGTTGACGTGCACCACCTGGAGTCCCAGCACGAGCGCGGCGAACACCACCGCAAACTGGATCACCCCCTCGACGATGGGGATGAAGGTGCGGCCGGCGGCGGTGCGTCCGGCCGCCGCGCGGCGGAGCAGCCGGCGCGCGGCGTGCAGCACCAGCCACGCCGCGACCGCGATGAGGACGAGCGCCGCCACCGCCTCGATCGCCGCGGCGAGGTGGGGGGCGGTCAGGGTGTCGCGTTGCAGCTGCTGCGCGATGTCTCGTAGCAGTCCCATGTCAGCGAGCGCTCCCCATCAGCCGCGGGTCGACGGGATCTCTCCGTCCGAGATCCCGGCGGGCGTCGTTGCCGAACGGGCCGCCCGGCGCAGGCGGTACGCGGGGACCGTCACGATCGGCGGACGCTCGCGCTCCTCGAGTTCCCGAACCTCGAGCGACGGCCCATTGTCCAGGTGGATCAATTTCATCGCAAGGTTCATCTGGTCGCCCAGCCGCGCACCGATCCGCGGCCCGAGTCGTGTCATCGCCACCTGGACGATCGCAAACGCCATCAGCGAGAGCGACGTCAACTCCCGGTTCCGGTGGACGCGTTGTTCCAGGTTGACCTGAGCGATGGCGTCCAGCCCGTATCGGGACCACGCGTCGATGAGCAGGCCCATCTCCACGCCGTATCCCGTGAAGAACGGGAGTTGCTCCAGCAGGGTACGCCGGCCCGCGTATTCGCCGGCGAGCGGCTGGATCACGCCCGACAGCTCCGGGTAGAACAGGTTCAGCAGCGGCCTGGCCGTGAGCTCCGTCACGCGCCCGCCGCCTGTGCCGTGGAGCCGGGGGCCCACCTGGATCGGTCGCGCGTAGTACCCTTTGACGTAGCCGATCCGTGGTTCCCGGAGCAGCGGACCGAGCAGACCGTACACGAACTTTGGATGGATGTTCCGAATGTCCGTGTCGACCCAAACTATCAGATCCCCGCGGAGCACGTGCAGGCTCTTCCAGAGGGCTTCACCCTTGCCGTCGAAGGTCCCAGTCTCAGGGAGGATGCTCGAGTGCAGGTACGTCGGCACGCCGAGTCGCCGGGCGACCTCGACGGTCCGATCGGCCGAGCCGCTGTCCACCACGACGATTTCGTCCAGCAGCGGCACCTCGTCCATGAGGGCCCGGCGGAGCACCGAGATCTCGTGGCCGATCGTCGCTTCCTCGTCGAGCGCCGGCAACCCGAGGCTGATCGTCACTCCCTGACGCTGCTTGAGGGCGACGAGACTGGGGAGATCGTCGAACTCCCCCGCGTGGAACGTGTTGGCGCGGAACCATTGGTCCACGATCTCCGAGGTCCACCGTGGGAAGGTGGAGACGACGCCGAGCGGGACGGAGTCGCTCATCGCCGCGCCGCCGCGTCGCGCTGGGTCAGGAGGGGTACGATCCGGTCGCGCATGACGACCTCCCACGTGTACGCACCGAGGATCCGGTGCCGGAGCCGGTAGCCGCGATCGTCCATGAGACCGTGGATGATCCGCTGGGCGCATGCGGCCGGGGCATCGTCTGTGCCGAACATCTGCACCGCGTCGCTGCCGATCTCCCGAAACGTGCGGAGACTGGTCGTGAACGCGGGCACGCGCGCCAGCGCCGCCTCGAGGAGCGGCAACCCGAACCCTTCCTCTCGACTGGTCAACAGCAGCGCGTCGGCGAGCGCGTACAAGTCCGTCATGACGCGATCCGACAGCACCAACCCCCTGCCGTCGGGCCCGGGAAGCTCGTGACAGAACACGACCTGCTCGTCCAGGTGCAGTGCGTGACGCAACGCCCGAAGCTCGTTCAAATATTCCGCGTTCCGAGGGTTGTGCGCGCCGGGCGGCCCGGTCACGAGCAATCGGACCGCGAGCTCGCGCCGCACCAACTCCGCGACCACTTGCAGCGCGTACTCGATGCGTTTGCGGCGGGTGATGCGGACCGGGAGGAGCAGGACGACTTGCTGTTCCCACAGGCGAAGCGTGTCGGCGAGCCATTGAGC carries:
- a CDS encoding mechanosensitive ion channel domain-containing protein, translating into MGLLRDIAQQLQRDTLTAPHLAAAIEAVAALVLIAVAAWLVLHAARRLLRRAAAGRTAAGRTFIPIVEGVIQFAVVFAALVLGLQVVHVNVTALLASAGVVGVALGFGAQYLIRDVLAGLFLISEGIVQTGDIVRLDGDTGTVERVTLRTVQLRKANGELLTVPNGQIGRIGNLSRDYGTAMVRITVPYRADLAVALDVLRTVATEWAAENTADAQGQPIVDGAVDAHEAGVVLQLSVRVRPGRQWAVESVLRQRAIAALAARGVPIDSRVSVTL
- a CDS encoding glucosyl-3-phosphoglycerate synthase, which gives rise to MSDSVPLGVVSTFPRWTSEIVDQWFRANTFHAGEFDDLPSLVALKQRQGVTISLGLPALDEEATIGHEISVLRRALMDEVPLLDEIVVVDSGSADRTVEVARRLGVPTYLHSSILPETGTFDGKGEALWKSLHVLRGDLIVWVDTDIRNIHPKFVYGLLGPLLREPRIGYVKGYYARPIQVGPRLHGTGGGRVTELTARPLLNLFYPELSGVIQPLAGEYAGRRTLLEQLPFFTGYGVEMGLLIDAWSRYGLDAIAQVNLEQRVHRNRELTSLSLMAFAIVQVAMTRLGPRIGARLGDQMNLAMKLIHLDNGPSLEVRELEERERPPIVTVPAYRLRRAARSATTPAGISDGEIPSTRG